Proteins encoded by one window of uncultured Bacteroides sp.:
- a CDS encoding RagB/SusD family nutrient uptake outer membrane protein: MKKISLIVSIFLILTSCSEDFLKEYSQSLSRPKSFTDLDELMVGSAFLGVGLVANADYYIQIYNTNYLPIHFMSDELDENLTPPTDPDKSLGYRQLMFPYFTWQQSLYVDYKQQNTYEDTEKSYWNLSYTHIAACNMILAEAKQLPIQDGEEEKLANKVNGEAHFLRAFYYYMLVNMYAKPYVSATATLTPGVPVKTSEYIEDKDYTRNSVQETYDEIVSDLTQAEQYLGALHSSESILRVNINAVYLLHSRVALYMQDWKTAMKYAMLSLKENDKLQQMNGIDPDIFPLSKSNVENVFSMGGTTLGNILFLRPGKDYYGTPYSPVWKISSHLYSLYDDDDARKKSFFQTKYGEGNEPSYHKIDNSVTSLGIYKAVSDQFLLRSAEAYLNAAEACAQLGEDQNAVKYLTMLRQYRTKNNNAISLTGEKLVKFIRQEREREFCLEGQRWYDMRRYAVDQKYPEVVKVEHSYTIYATINYKSVPQQTNYYEFSTDDGGMVLDIPKSVKDFNQSIGNNARPFRKVIKSKTY, translated from the coding sequence ATGAAAAAGATATCATTAATTGTAAGTATATTCTTAATCCTGACGTCTTGTTCTGAAGACTTTCTTAAAGAATATTCGCAAAGTTTAAGCCGCCCAAAATCTTTTACTGACCTTGACGAGCTGATGGTGGGTAGCGCCTTTCTTGGTGTAGGCCTTGTGGCCAATGCTGATTATTATATACAGATTTATAACACGAACTATTTGCCTATACATTTCATGTCGGACGAATTAGACGAAAACCTGACTCCACCTACAGACCCGGACAAAAGTTTGGGATATAGGCAATTGATGTTTCCTTATTTTACATGGCAACAGAGTTTATATGTTGACTATAAACAACAAAACACATATGAAGATACGGAAAAATCGTATTGGAATCTGTCATACACCCACATTGCTGCATGCAACATGATTTTGGCTGAAGCCAAGCAATTACCCATTCAGGACGGAGAAGAAGAAAAACTAGCCAACAAGGTAAATGGAGAAGCTCATTTTCTGCGCGCATTCTATTATTATATGCTGGTAAATATGTATGCCAAACCTTATGTGTCGGCCACTGCTACTTTGACTCCGGGAGTTCCGGTGAAAACCAGCGAGTATATAGAAGACAAAGATTATACACGCAATAGTGTGCAAGAAACATACGATGAGATTGTATCCGACCTGACACAGGCTGAGCAGTATTTAGGTGCATTGCACTCATCTGAGTCTATTCTAAGGGTGAACATTAATGCCGTGTATCTATTGCATAGCCGTGTGGCACTATACATGCAGGATTGGAAGACTGCAATGAAATATGCAATGCTATCGCTTAAAGAAAATGACAAACTCCAGCAAATGAATGGGATAGATCCAGACATTTTCCCTCTTTCAAAATCAAATGTAGAAAATGTATTTTCAATGGGTGGAACTACGCTGGGCAATATATTATTTTTGCGCCCTGGTAAAGATTATTATGGTACTCCTTACTCACCTGTATGGAAAATTTCTAGTCACCTATATTCTCTTTACGATGACGACGATGCTCGTAAAAAGAGTTTTTTTCAGACAAAATATGGGGAAGGAAACGAACCTTCGTATCATAAAATAGATAATAGCGTGACAAGTCTGGGTATATACAAAGCCGTTTCCGACCAATTTCTACTCCGCTCTGCCGAAGCTTATCTCAATGCAGCTGAAGCATGTGCTCAACTAGGAGAAGATCAAAACGCCGTTAAATACCTCACCATGTTGCGGCAGTATCGCACGAAGAATAATAACGCAATTTCTCTTACAGGCGAAAAACTGGTGAAATTTATTAGGCAGGAACGCGAAAGGGAATTTTGTCTAGAAGGTCAACGTTGGTATGATATGCGCCGCTATGCAGTAGATCAAAAATATCCCGAAGTGGTCAAGGTAGAACATTCATATACAATCTATGCTACTATCAACTATAAATCTGTTCCTCAACAAACGAATTATTACGAATTCAGCACGGACGATGGTGGAATGGTGCTCGATATTCCCAAATCCGTAAAAGACTTTAATCAGAGTATCGGAAATAACGCACGTCCGTTCAGGAAAGTGATAAAATCTAAAACGTATTGA
- a CDS encoding FecR domain-containing protein, with product MKKKREQQDRNINKIIHDYLTGAVSPEDQQQLETWLASSPQNRQKFDALLKNKDLIKRYSQYAEINEERAWERLRKRNFSFRDLYMKKVLQYAAFFILPIIRISIAVKFHNTTIRHNSEDPQEIYASMSRSNAMGKQKAILTLPNGQKIELNATFKQPMEKIEVQPDSIPSKQIEDKEKSNNKLQTFPDSECWLTFEDGTIVHLNYNTTLKYPIHFNSLDRTVYLEGEAYFQVAKENKRPFHVVTSNGVITEYGTSFNVNTRTSTGTEVVLVKGSISVTTNAGKEQMLKPGELATLRGDLSLAEIKKVDVNMYTSWNAGRFVFEHTSLEKLMKTISSWYGVNVIFQSNDIRNMYFTGDIDRYESITPVLKAIKNTTGLEIEMKGKNIILRELTIK from the coding sequence ATGAAAAAGAAACGGGAACAACAAGATCGGAATATTAATAAGATTATTCACGATTACCTGACTGGTGCAGTATCTCCTGAAGATCAACAGCAACTAGAGACTTGGTTGGCAAGTTCTCCGCAGAATCGACAAAAATTTGATGCTCTATTAAAGAACAAAGATCTAATCAAGCGCTATAGTCAATATGCAGAAATAAACGAAGAACGCGCATGGGAACGTCTTCGAAAGAGAAACTTTAGTTTTCGGGACTTATACATGAAAAAGGTCTTGCAATATGCAGCATTTTTTATTCTACCGATAATTAGAATAAGCATTGCTGTCAAATTCCACAATACCACCATCCGACATAATTCGGAGGATCCGCAAGAAATCTATGCAAGTATGTCGCGTTCAAATGCAATGGGGAAACAGAAAGCGATTCTTACATTACCAAATGGTCAGAAAATAGAATTGAATGCAACGTTTAAACAACCGATGGAAAAGATAGAAGTCCAACCGGATTCTATACCCAGCAAACAAATTGAAGATAAAGAAAAAAGCAATAACAAATTACAAACATTCCCGGATAGTGAATGTTGGTTAACCTTTGAAGATGGAACTATTGTACATCTGAACTACAATACAACACTAAAATATCCTATTCACTTTAATTCTCTTGATCGTACTGTGTATCTGGAAGGAGAAGCGTATTTTCAAGTGGCTAAAGAGAATAAACGTCCTTTCCATGTAGTCACGAGTAACGGAGTTATAACTGAATATGGAACATCTTTTAATGTTAATACACGTACTTCAACAGGGACGGAAGTTGTTCTTGTGAAGGGATCCATCAGCGTCACTACAAATGCCGGTAAAGAGCAAATGCTCAAACCTGGAGAATTGGCTACACTTCGCGGGGATCTTTCACTGGCTGAAATTAAGAAAGTAGATGTCAATATGTATACATCATGGAATGCAGGACGATTTGTTTTCGAACATACTTCATTGGAAAAATTAATGAAGACTATTTCGTCTTGGTATGGTGTAAACGTTATTTTTCAGTCAAACGATATTCGGAATATGTATTTCACCGGTGATATAGACCGTTATGAATCTATTACTCCTGTTTTAAAAGCTATCAAAAATACTACTGGACTGGAAATTGAAATGAAAGGCAAAAATATTATTCTAAGAGAACTAACCATTAAATAA
- the metN gene encoding methionine ABC transporter ATP-binding protein MetN: MIELKHITKVFQQKDRITTALSDISIKVPEGKIMGVIGESGAGKSTLIRCVNLLERPTMGGVSVDGQDLMNLTPSELAKARRNIGMIFQHFNLLSSRTVFNNIAFPLELTKTPKAEIRKRVNELLKLVGLENKALDYPAKLSGGQKQRVAIARTLASNPKVLLCDEATSALDPSTTHSILSLLKEINRQLNITILLITHEMEVVKDICDEVAVLHNGRLIEQGSIADIFSHPKNELTKQLVASSVRMQIPLNYLEKLNPEAEEGKNLLITLEISGESMANAALSEVARLYHTNSNIVCAQMDYAGGVKFGVMLIELIGDVDNELKAVELFKEKNIKVEVLGYV; this comes from the coding sequence ATGATTGAATTAAAGCATATTACAAAGGTTTTCCAACAGAAAGACAGAATCACAACTGCACTGTCCGATATCTCAATTAAAGTTCCCGAAGGTAAGATTATGGGTGTTATTGGTGAGTCGGGTGCCGGAAAGAGTACGTTGATAAGGTGTGTGAACCTGCTGGAAAGACCTACTATGGGTGGAGTTTCTGTTGATGGGCAAGATTTAATGAATCTTACACCATCAGAGCTTGCGAAAGCCAGACGCAATATCGGAATGATCTTTCAGCATTTCAACCTGCTCTCTTCTCGTACGGTGTTCAACAATATTGCTTTCCCGCTTGAGCTTACCAAAACGCCGAAAGCTGAAATCAGGAAAAGAGTCAACGAATTGCTTAAACTTGTGGGGTTGGAAAACAAAGCACTGGATTATCCGGCTAAATTATCGGGCGGACAAAAGCAGCGGGTTGCCATTGCACGCACATTGGCCAGCAATCCTAAAGTTCTGCTTTGCGATGAAGCCACAAGCGCTCTCGACCCTTCTACAACTCATTCTATCCTTTCGCTGTTAAAGGAGATAAACAGGCAACTAAACATCACAATTTTGCTCATTACTCACGAAATGGAAGTGGTGAAAGATATTTGTGACGAGGTTGCTGTGCTGCACAACGGAAGATTAATTGAACAAGGAAGCATTGCCGATATATTTTCTCATCCAAAAAATGAACTGACAAAGCAGCTGGTAGCATCATCTGTCAGGATGCAGATTCCTCTCAACTATCTGGAAAAGCTGAATCCCGAAGCAGAAGAGGGCAAGAATCTGCTTATTACGCTCGAGATATCGGGAGAGTCAATGGCCAATGCGGCATTGTCTGAAGTAGCCCGGTTGTATCACACAAACAGCAATATAGTTTGCGCGCAGATGGATTATGCTGGAGGTGTGAAGTTTGGTGTAATGCTCATTGAGCTTATAGGAGATGTAGACAATGAATTGAAAGCTGTAGAGCTTTTCAAAGAGAAAAACATTAAAGTGGAGGTTTTAGGATATGTATGA
- a CDS encoding SusC/RagA family TonB-linked outer membrane protein: protein MIAFLLVLLIPWKSNLAAQDYAAKRVTLDIKSGSLKSFFDTIKNQTGLSFIYDSDLAHDIPVITVQCSNETVLNVLNRILLNSHYTYKIETNFVTVIKQKQIKLRSMSGVVRDKEGLELCGVNVYIKNTNCHSITDVKGHYNIYIPLEACQVSFSYIGMKTLETKIHGGDAPFKKDVTLVDGDLLKEVVVTGYQVLNKRSLTSAVTSIKSEDILRSDVSSIDQMLEGKIPDMIVNSNSGEIGIAPKIRIRGTSTLIGNREPLWVVDGIVVKDPVEISPEELNDPDYVNRIGNAIAGINPQDIERIDVLKDAAATALYGVKAANGVIVITTKRGYTGKPQVSYNMNVNYKRRPRYSDHSVDVMSSKERIQLSRELANNHYLYSSDINLVGYEGLLNKLYNNEINNEQFNSSVAKLESQNTDWFDILCRDSWSSQQTASLSGGSDKSRYYASLGYNKENDVLKANNSERYTASMHLDNTFSKFFSTSFSIAGYNYKRNNCQSSINPVQYAYQTSRALPFNDDNGNYNYYQRKINNNESYKFNILNELNNSSNLQEVSSCTVSANLGFTFTDWLHGSSILSYTNQNTSIEDFWGEKTFYAASLRHSEFGETMQDPSKSLMPQGGEFSQNTTRDRSYTARLQLDANKYFGKNEVHHIDATIGMEIYHDNYSAYKNVTRGYYPDRGKTFVTNIDPTVYTAYAAWLAGNVPQIIDNLTNTISSYASLTYAYNNMFRVNLNGRVDGSNKFGDHSNDKFLPIWSLSGSLDLKRTGLLDYKWIDYMNLKSSYGYQGNMLDSESPTMSIKKGSMNTYYNSYYSTINSYPNPNLKWEITQSYNIGLDMSLFNNRLGMEISLFHKKTENAFMNKKISSINGVESYVINGGDLMNKGYSFDITYTPIRNQNFRWTLSTSISKIINSLNSYPDADTYELSNFLNGTALVKGKSVNTFYSYRFLGLSTVDGGPIFNDYQNNVSDLYGLNKYDTYTLVLEASGKRDPNIQGSLTNTFRYKNWHANINMAYSLGAKTRLFAMYGSAASDGIYSANIRPDQNYSRDYLKRWQKPGDENKTNIPAIISSSSEDYEKYSQHYSTRPAYREKGQLIANSAWDMYDYSNIRVVSADYLKMQSISATYEFENKALARLKLQRLALTLSGYNLFTICDSALKGQTPTQGGFTTIQLSERPSFSFGINVIF from the coding sequence ATGATAGCCTTTCTTTTGGTCTTACTAATTCCCTGGAAATCAAATTTAGCCGCACAGGATTATGCTGCAAAACGAGTAACTTTAGATATCAAATCAGGGAGTCTAAAATCTTTTTTTGATACAATAAAGAATCAGACTGGGCTAAGCTTCATTTATGACTCTGACTTGGCTCATGATATTCCGGTCATTACTGTTCAATGCAGTAATGAAACAGTTCTTAATGTATTAAATCGCATACTACTCAATTCTCACTATACCTACAAAATTGAAACTAACTTTGTTACTGTAATCAAGCAGAAACAGATTAAATTACGTTCAATGAGCGGTGTTGTGAGAGATAAAGAAGGTTTGGAATTGTGCGGAGTAAATGTTTATATTAAAAACACGAATTGTCATTCTATTACGGACGTCAAAGGACATTATAACATTTATATTCCTTTGGAAGCTTGCCAGGTATCCTTTTCTTACATTGGCATGAAAACTCTGGAGACTAAGATTCATGGAGGGGATGCACCCTTCAAAAAGGATGTAACTCTGGTTGATGGCGATCTTCTAAAGGAAGTGGTGGTTACCGGTTACCAGGTATTGAACAAGCGCAGTCTGACAAGCGCTGTCACTTCTATAAAATCCGAAGATATTTTACGGAGTGATGTAAGCAGTATCGACCAGATGCTTGAAGGGAAAATACCCGATATGATTGTTAATAGTAATTCGGGGGAAATAGGGATTGCTCCTAAAATTCGCATTCGCGGTACTTCTACACTGATCGGAAACCGTGAACCGTTATGGGTGGTTGACGGCATTGTGGTCAAAGACCCTGTCGAAATTTCGCCGGAAGAACTGAATGATCCTGACTACGTAAACCGTATAGGAAACGCTATTGCTGGTATTAATCCTCAAGATATTGAACGTATTGATGTATTGAAAGATGCTGCTGCCACTGCTCTTTATGGGGTTAAAGCTGCAAACGGTGTTATTGTAATTACCACAAAGAGAGGTTATACCGGTAAGCCTCAAGTGAGTTATAACATGAACGTGAACTATAAACGTCGACCGAGATATTCAGACCATTCGGTAGACGTGATGTCAAGCAAGGAACGCATACAGCTCTCACGCGAATTGGCTAACAATCATTATCTATATAGTTCTGACATTAATCTCGTTGGCTATGAAGGGTTGCTCAATAAGCTGTATAACAATGAGATAAACAATGAACAGTTTAATAGCAGTGTAGCCAAACTGGAATCCCAGAATACTGACTGGTTCGACATTCTTTGCCGCGACAGTTGGTCTAGCCAGCAAACTGCCAGCCTAAGTGGTGGATCGGATAAATCCCGCTATTATGCGTCTTTGGGGTATAACAAAGAGAATGATGTCCTCAAGGCCAATAACAGCGAGCGGTATACGGCTTCGATGCATCTCGACAATACGTTCAGTAAATTCTTCTCGACTTCGTTTTCAATTGCAGGTTACAACTATAAACGCAATAATTGTCAATCATCTATCAACCCCGTGCAATATGCTTACCAGACATCACGCGCACTGCCTTTTAATGACGACAACGGTAATTATAACTATTACCAGCGGAAGATCAATAATAACGAATCATATAAATTCAATATACTGAATGAATTGAATAATAGTTCAAATCTGCAAGAAGTATCTTCTTGCACAGTGAGTGCCAATTTGGGCTTTACATTTACAGACTGGCTCCACGGAAGTAGCATTTTATCCTACACCAACCAAAATACCAGTATTGAGGATTTTTGGGGAGAAAAAACTTTTTATGCAGCCAGCCTACGGCATTCAGAATTTGGAGAAACGATGCAAGATCCTAGCAAATCTTTAATGCCTCAAGGAGGAGAATTTTCCCAAAATACAACTCGCGACCGTAGTTACACTGCTCGTCTGCAACTTGATGCTAATAAATATTTCGGCAAAAATGAAGTACATCATATTGACGCCACCATAGGTATGGAAATATACCACGACAACTATTCAGCTTATAAAAACGTCACCAGGGGATATTATCCGGATCGAGGCAAGACTTTCGTCACCAATATTGACCCTACGGTATATACAGCGTATGCAGCGTGGTTGGCAGGTAATGTACCTCAAATAATAGATAACTTGACGAACACCATATCCTCTTACGCCTCGTTAACCTACGCATATAATAATATGTTCCGCGTTAATCTTAATGGACGCGTAGACGGATCGAATAAATTCGGCGACCACTCTAATGATAAATTTCTCCCAATATGGTCATTGTCGGGTTCATTAGACCTAAAACGTACAGGGTTACTAGACTACAAATGGATAGATTACATGAACCTAAAATCATCGTATGGTTATCAGGGGAATATGCTTGATAGCGAATCACCGACGATGTCGATCAAAAAAGGATCTATGAATACCTATTATAATTCGTATTACTCCACTATAAATTCTTATCCTAATCCTAACCTGAAATGGGAAATTACACAATCGTATAATATAGGACTGGATATGTCGCTTTTCAATAATAGACTGGGAATGGAAATATCATTATTTCATAAAAAAACCGAGAATGCATTCATGAATAAGAAAATATCTTCCATTAACGGTGTAGAAAGCTATGTGATTAATGGAGGAGACTTGATGAACAAAGGGTATAGCTTTGATATTACCTACACACCGATACGTAATCAGAATTTTCGTTGGACACTTTCTACCTCTATCTCGAAAATTATCAACTCATTAAATTCTTACCCAGATGCTGATACTTATGAGCTTAGCAATTTTCTTAACGGAACAGCACTCGTGAAAGGTAAAAGTGTGAACACATTTTACAGCTATCGCTTCTTAGGACTCAGTACAGTAGATGGAGGACCTATCTTCAACGATTACCAGAACAATGTGTCCGATCTTTACGGATTGAACAAATACGACACATATACCTTGGTACTTGAAGCTTCGGGAAAACGCGATCCTAATATACAAGGTAGTCTCACTAATACATTTCGCTATAAAAACTGGCATGCTAATATCAACATGGCATATAGCTTAGGAGCTAAAACGCGGCTTTTCGCTATGTACGGAAGTGCAGCCAGCGATGGCATTTACAGCGCAAATATACGCCCAGATCAAAACTATAGCCGTGATTACCTGAAACGCTGGCAAAAACCGGGCGACGAGAATAAAACTAATATACCAGCTATCATCTCAAGTTCAAGTGAAGATTATGAAAAATATTCGCAGCACTATTCAACGCGGCCGGCTTATAGGGAAAAAGGGCAGCTGATTGCAAATAGTGCATGGGATATGTATGACTATTCTAATATTAGGGTAGTTAGTGCCGATTACCTCAAAATGCAAAGTATTAGTGCGACGTATGAGTTTGAAAATAAAGCCTTGGCGCGATTAAAACTCCAACGGCTAGCCCTGACATTATCGGGATATAACCTATTCACTATTTGTGATTCTGCACTCAAAGGACAGACGCCTACACAGGGTGGATTTACGACAATACAGCTCAGTGAGCGCCCAAGCTTCTCATTTGGTATAAATGTTATATTTTAA
- a CDS encoding RNA polymerase sigma-70 factor, whose amino-acid sequence MDSNLTNIEQINKLNATTFHILYKDYYKALVNYAMQIIDNFEVAEDITQDLFSKLWERKIIFKSITSFKVYLYNSIRNSSLDYLKHKNVENEYLQKIAEAYQPYHFLENSEEDLWNEEVYRQLFLTIDELPQRCREVFLMYMNGKTNEEISTALHVSMETVKTQKKRGMVFLRKRLNKNTFLLLQIFLA is encoded by the coding sequence ATGGATAGCAATTTGACAAACATTGAGCAAATCAATAAGCTGAATGCAACAACCTTTCACATACTTTATAAAGACTATTATAAAGCATTGGTAAATTATGCTATGCAAATTATTGATAATTTTGAAGTCGCCGAAGATATTACACAAGATTTGTTCTCTAAACTGTGGGAACGGAAAATAATTTTCAAATCAATCACATCTTTTAAAGTTTATCTTTATAATTCGATTCGTAATTCTTCGCTGGATTATTTGAAGCACAAGAATGTAGAGAACGAATATTTGCAAAAAATTGCCGAGGCCTACCAACCTTACCATTTTTTGGAAAACAGCGAAGAAGATTTGTGGAATGAGGAGGTTTACCGACAATTATTTCTCACGATTGATGAGTTGCCTCAACGTTGTCGTGAAGTCTTCCTGATGTATATGAATGGCAAGACAAATGAAGAAATATCTACTGCACTCCACGTTTCAATGGAAACTGTGAAAACACAGAAAAAAAGAGGAATGGTGTTTCTACGGAAAAGATTAAATAAAAACACTTTTTTGCTTCTTCAAATATTTCTTGCTTGA
- the metI gene encoding methionine ABC transporter permease MetI, with translation MVELLIKGIWETITMTFVSGFFGFVLGLPLGVALFITRKGQIKENKTVNSILSIFVNIFRAIPFIILIVWMIPFTRVIVGTSIGVAAALVPLSIGAAPFIARMVENSLLEIPNGLIEASRAMGATPFQIISKVLLPEAMPSLVNSATITLITLVGYSAMGGAVGAGGLGQIGYQYGYVGYDLVVMNIVLVLLVALVFIIQFTGDFISKKINHR, from the coding sequence ATGGTTGAACTTTTAATAAAAGGTATTTGGGAGACTATCACCATGACATTCGTCTCCGGCTTTTTTGGCTTTGTACTCGGACTTCCGCTCGGAGTTGCATTATTTATAACCAGAAAAGGTCAGATAAAAGAAAACAAGACAGTAAATAGTATCCTGTCCATTTTTGTAAATATATTCAGAGCTATTCCATTCATCATTCTTATCGTATGGATGATTCCCTTTACCCGTGTCATTGTTGGAACATCTATCGGAGTAGCAGCAGCATTGGTGCCATTAAGTATTGGTGCAGCACCGTTCATTGCCCGCATGGTGGAAAACAGTCTGCTGGAAATACCCAACGGACTGATCGAAGCTTCACGTGCCATGGGAGCCACACCTTTTCAGATTATAAGTAAAGTTCTGTTGCCCGAAGCTATGCCATCACTGGTAAACAGTGCAACAATCACTTTAATCACACTCGTGGGCTACTCAGCAATGGGTGGAGCTGTTGGTGCCGGCGGCCTGGGACAAATTGGTTATCAATACGGATATGTGGGATATGACCTGGTGGTGATGAACATTGTACTGGTCTTATTGGTTGCATTAGTATTTATTATCCAGTTTACAGGCGATTTCATTTCAAAAAAGATTAATCACAGATAA
- a CDS encoding TraB/GumN family protein, translating to MTKTIILACLLLLPAGLYAQSADNAIFFKISGNGLKKPSYLLGSFHIIRGEIVSRIPGFKEIYNETPQVCFETDMNHTSSNAEAESLTPSMKSNSKTELTEKDILLPEDSTYDKMIGSVKAAEIDSMMKIVYPMYVSNMRPGYAGMIIQMMYSIQMLGITQENMQKEFISIDYYVHAQAVKDGKSVEMLEPFAVQDSILRKMKAEKISLKQQTLADEMNKLYDLCQTYSKKTDQIKKLRLFYEAGKGADVINGLSDEKNTLGLSSGLMDVKGRNIKWMKKISQLIKTKPTLIVVGLAHLLSYKDSEGIISDLRKLGYKVEPIK from the coding sequence ATGACAAAAACAATAATTCTTGCATGTTTATTATTGTTGCCGGCAGGGCTATATGCCCAATCGGCAGATAACGCTATCTTTTTCAAGATATCTGGCAATGGATTGAAAAAACCGTCATATCTTCTCGGTAGCTTTCATATCATCCGCGGAGAAATCGTAAGCCGTATCCCTGGATTTAAAGAAATCTATAATGAAACACCTCAAGTATGTTTTGAGACCGATATGAACCATACATCTTCGAATGCAGAGGCGGAATCGTTGACTCCTTCAATGAAATCAAACAGCAAAACAGAACTCACAGAAAAGGATATCCTTCTGCCCGAAGACAGTACTTACGATAAAATGATAGGAAGTGTAAAAGCCGCTGAAATAGATTCCATGATGAAGATCGTTTATCCAATGTATGTATCAAATATGCGTCCGGGATATGCTGGCATGATAATACAAATGATGTACTCCATACAGATGTTGGGTATTACTCAGGAAAATATGCAGAAGGAATTCATTTCGATAGACTATTATGTGCATGCACAAGCTGTGAAAGACGGAAAGTCTGTAGAAATGCTTGAACCGTTTGCAGTACAAGATTCTATCTTGAGAAAAATGAAAGCAGAGAAAATTTCATTGAAACAACAGACTCTTGCCGATGAAATGAATAAACTATATGATCTTTGCCAGACATACAGCAAGAAAACAGATCAGATAAAAAAGCTAAGGCTATTTTATGAGGCAGGTAAAGGTGCCGACGTCATCAATGGATTATCCGATGAAAAGAATACACTGGGACTCTCCTCCGGACTGATGGACGTGAAAGGACGTAACATAAAGTGGATGAAAAAGATATCACAATTAATAAAAACAAAACCCACACTGATTGTAGTGGGACTTGCACATCTTCTCAGCTATAAAGATTCGGAGGGCATTATATCAGACCTGAGAAAGCTGGGATATAAAGTAGAACCAATAAAATAA
- a CDS encoding fibrobacter succinogenes major paralogous domain-containing protein, translating into MKKVFYMFIAIMVTTSFVSCREDNDILSVKPAVTGTMLDKEGNQYKWIRIGTQDWMAENLKCGTPYYELTEETMWGGENYIVGISDFGMAQQYLVDFGNYYSYEQALDNCPKGWRLPSDEDWMKLENALGMSSDDTGKEGWRNGAARLMIQTSEQGTGLNLRFGGELCKWGYGSDTDNSVRTYRQYDEGVYWTSTVETKKNEKCVFYRRIMPNIDKVERHSTSIFAHYFSVRYIRDAN; encoded by the coding sequence ATGAAGAAGGTATTTTATATGTTTATTGCAATTATGGTAACGACCTCGTTTGTGTCTTGCAGAGAAGATAATGATATTCTTTCCGTGAAACCCGCCGTCACGGGCACAATGTTAGATAAAGAAGGGAACCAATATAAATGGATTCGTATAGGCACACAAGATTGGATGGCTGAAAACCTCAAATGCGGCACACCTTACTATGAGCTTACGGAAGAGACAATGTGGGGGGGAGAGAATTATATTGTAGGGATATCCGATTTCGGGATGGCTCAGCAATATCTGGTGGATTTTGGTAATTATTACTCTTATGAGCAAGCACTGGATAACTGTCCCAAAGGATGGAGACTTCCTTCTGATGAGGATTGGATGAAGCTTGAAAATGCATTGGGTATGTCGTCTGATGACACGGGAAAAGAAGGCTGGAGAAACGGTGCGGCTCGTCTTATGATACAAACAAGTGAACAAGGCACTGGACTAAACTTGCGCTTTGGCGGTGAATTGTGCAAATGGGGATATGGAAGCGACACAGATAATTCGGTGCGCACCTACCGCCAATATGATGAAGGGGTATATTGGACCTCCACAGTAGAAACTAAAAAAAATGAGAAATGCGTATTCTATCGAAGAATAATGCCCAATATTGACAAAGTAGAACGTCACAGCACTAGCATATTTGCTCACTATTTCTCCGTACGCTACATACGCGACGCAAACTAA